The Symphalangus syndactylus isolate Jambi chromosome 3, NHGRI_mSymSyn1-v2.1_pri, whole genome shotgun sequence genome has a segment encoding these proteins:
- the TRA2A gene encoding transformer-2 protein homolog alpha isoform X4 — translation MSDVEENNFEGRESRSQSKSPTGTPARVKSESRSGSRSPSRVSKHSESHSRSRSKSRSRSRRHSHRRYTRSRSHSHSHRRRSRSRSYTPEYRRRRSRSHSPMSNRRRHTGSRANPDPNTCLGVFGLSLYTTERDLREVFSRYGPLSGVNVVYDQRTGRSRGFAFVYFERIDDSKEAMERANGMELDGRRIRVDYSITKRAHTPTPGIYMGRPTHGGGGGGGGGGGGGGGGRRRDSYYDRGYDRGYDRYEDYDYRYRRSPSPYYSRYRSRSRSRSYSPRRY, via the exons GAGTCTCGCTCTCAGTCAAAATCTCCAACGGGAACTCCTGCTCGTGTAAAATCGGAGAGCAGGTCAGGATCTCGTAGTCCATCAAGGGTTTCCAAACACTCTGAATCCCATTCTCGATCAAGATCAAAATCCAG GTCGAGGTCAAGGAGACATTCTCATAGACGTTACACTCGATCCAGATCCCACTCTCACTCTCATAGGAGACGATCTCGAAGTAGATCATATACACCAGAATACCGGCGGCGAAGGAGCCGAAGCCATTCTCCAATGTCTAACCGGAGAAGACATACTGGCAGCAGG GCAAATCCAGATCCCAACACTTGCCTTGGAGTGTTTGGCCTCAGTTTGTACACAACAGAGAGAGATCTTCGTGAAGTATTTTCTCGATATGGACCATTGAGTGGTGTCAATGTGGTTTATGATCAGCGAACTGGGCGATCTCGAGGATTTGCTTTTGTGTATTTTGAGAGAATAGATGACTCAAAGGAG GCTATGGAAAGGGCAAATGGAATGGAGCTGGATGGTAGAAGAATTCGGGTGGATTATTCTATCACCAAGAGAGCGCACACACCAACACCAGGCATCTACATGGGCAGACCAACTCA tggtggtggtggtggaggaggcggcggcggtggaggtggaggtggtggcagaCGTCGAGATTCTTACTATGATAGAGGATATGATCGTGGGTATGACAGATACGAAGACTATGATTACCGGTACAG ACGATCACCTTCTCCATATTATAGTCGATATAGATCACGATCAAGATCTCGTTCCTACAGCCCAA gaCGCTATTGA
- the TRA2A gene encoding transformer-2 protein homolog alpha isoform X5, whose protein sequence is MSDVEENNFEGRESRSQSKSPTGTPARVKSESRSGSRSPSRVSKHSESHSRSRSKSRSRSRRHSHRRYTRSRSHSHSHRRRSRSRSYTPEYRRRRSRSHSPMSNRRRHTGSRAMERANGMELDGRRIRVDYSITKRAHTPTPGIYMGRPTHSGGGGGGGGGGGGGGGGRRRDSYYDRGYDRGYDRYEDYDYRYRRRSPSPYYSRYRSRSRSRSYSPRRY, encoded by the exons GAGTCTCGCTCTCAGTCAAAATCTCCAACGGGAACTCCTGCTCGTGTAAAATCGGAGAGCAGGTCAGGATCTCGTAGTCCATCAAGGGTTTCCAAACACTCTGAATCCCATTCTCGATCAAGATCAAAATCCAG GTCGAGGTCAAGGAGACATTCTCATAGACGTTACACTCGATCCAGATCCCACTCTCACTCTCATAGGAGACGATCTCGAAGTAGATCATATACACCAGAATACCGGCGGCGAAGGAGCCGAAGCCATTCTCCAATGTCTAACCGGAGAAGACATACTGGCAGCAGG GCTATGGAAAGGGCAAATGGAATGGAGCTGGATGGTAGAAGAATTCGGGTGGATTATTCTATCACCAAGAGAGCGCACACACCAACACCAGGCATCTACATGGGCAGACCAACTCA tagtggtggtggtggtggaggaggcggcggcggtggaggtggaggtggtggcagaCGTCGAGATTCTTACTATGATAGAGGATATGATCGTGGGTATGACAGATACGAAGACTATGATTACCGGTACAG AAGACGATCACCTTCTCCATATTATAGTCGATATAGATCACGATCAAGATCTCGTTCCTACAGCCCAA gaCGCTATTGA
- the TRA2A gene encoding transformer-2 protein homolog alpha isoform X3, with product MSDVEENNFEGRESRSQSKSPTGTPARVKSESRSGSRSPSRVSKHSESHSRSRSKSRSRSRRHSHRRYTRSRSHSHSHRRRSRSRSYTPEYRRRRSRSHSPMSNRRRHTGSRANPDPNTCLGVFGLSLYTTERDLREVFSRYGPLSGVNVVYDQRTGRSRGFAFVYFERIDDSKEAMERANGMELDGRRIRVDYSITKRAHTPTPGIYMGRPTHSGGGGGGGGGGGGGGGGRRRDSYYDRGYDRGYDRYEDYDYRYRRSPSPYYSRYRSRSRSRSYSPRRY from the exons GAGTCTCGCTCTCAGTCAAAATCTCCAACGGGAACTCCTGCTCGTGTAAAATCGGAGAGCAGGTCAGGATCTCGTAGTCCATCAAGGGTTTCCAAACACTCTGAATCCCATTCTCGATCAAGATCAAAATCCAG GTCGAGGTCAAGGAGACATTCTCATAGACGTTACACTCGATCCAGATCCCACTCTCACTCTCATAGGAGACGATCTCGAAGTAGATCATATACACCAGAATACCGGCGGCGAAGGAGCCGAAGCCATTCTCCAATGTCTAACCGGAGAAGACATACTGGCAGCAGG GCAAATCCAGATCCCAACACTTGCCTTGGAGTGTTTGGCCTCAGTTTGTACACAACAGAGAGAGATCTTCGTGAAGTATTTTCTCGATATGGACCATTGAGTGGTGTCAATGTGGTTTATGATCAGCGAACTGGGCGATCTCGAGGATTTGCTTTTGTGTATTTTGAGAGAATAGATGACTCAAAGGAG GCTATGGAAAGGGCAAATGGAATGGAGCTGGATGGTAGAAGAATTCGGGTGGATTATTCTATCACCAAGAGAGCGCACACACCAACACCAGGCATCTACATGGGCAGACCAACTCA tagtggtggtggtggtggaggaggcggcggcggtggaggtggaggtggtggcagaCGTCGAGATTCTTACTATGATAGAGGATATGATCGTGGGTATGACAGATACGAAGACTATGATTACCGGTACAG ACGATCACCTTCTCCATATTATAGTCGATATAGATCACGATCAAGATCTCGTTCCTACAGCCCAA gaCGCTATTGA
- the TRA2A gene encoding transformer-2 protein homolog alpha isoform X6, which produces MSNRRRHTGSRANPDPNTCLGVFGLSLYTTERDLREVFSRYGPLSGVNVVYDQRTGRSRGFAFVYFERIDDSKEAMERANGMELDGRRIRVDYSITKRAHTPTPGIYMGRPTHSGGGGGGGGGGGGGGGGRRRDSYYDRGYDRGYDRYEDYDYRYRRRSPSPYYSRYRSRSRSRSYSPRRY; this is translated from the exons ATGTCTAACCGGAGAAGACATACTGGCAGCAGG GCAAATCCAGATCCCAACACTTGCCTTGGAGTGTTTGGCCTCAGTTTGTACACAACAGAGAGAGATCTTCGTGAAGTATTTTCTCGATATGGACCATTGAGTGGTGTCAATGTGGTTTATGATCAGCGAACTGGGCGATCTCGAGGATTTGCTTTTGTGTATTTTGAGAGAATAGATGACTCAAAGGAG GCTATGGAAAGGGCAAATGGAATGGAGCTGGATGGTAGAAGAATTCGGGTGGATTATTCTATCACCAAGAGAGCGCACACACCAACACCAGGCATCTACATGGGCAGACCAACTCA tagtggtggtggtggtggaggaggcggcggcggtggaggtggaggtggtggcagaCGTCGAGATTCTTACTATGATAGAGGATATGATCGTGGGTATGACAGATACGAAGACTATGATTACCGGTACAG AAGACGATCACCTTCTCCATATTATAGTCGATATAGATCACGATCAAGATCTCGTTCCTACAGCCCAA gaCGCTATTGA
- the TRA2A gene encoding transformer-2 protein homolog alpha isoform X2, producing the protein MSDVEENNFEGRESRSQSKSPTGTPARVKSESRSGSRSPSRVSKHSESHSRSRSKSRSRSRRHSHRRYTRSRSHSHSHRRRSRSRSYTPEYRRRRSRSHSPMSNRRRHTGSRANPDPNTCLGVFGLSLYTTERDLREVFSRYGPLSGVNVVYDQRTGRSRGFAFVYFERIDDSKEAMERANGMELDGRRIRVDYSITKRAHTPTPGIYMGRPTHGGGGGGGGGGGGGGGGRRRDSYYDRGYDRGYDRYEDYDYRYRRRSPSPYYSRYRSRSRSRSYSPRRY; encoded by the exons GAGTCTCGCTCTCAGTCAAAATCTCCAACGGGAACTCCTGCTCGTGTAAAATCGGAGAGCAGGTCAGGATCTCGTAGTCCATCAAGGGTTTCCAAACACTCTGAATCCCATTCTCGATCAAGATCAAAATCCAG GTCGAGGTCAAGGAGACATTCTCATAGACGTTACACTCGATCCAGATCCCACTCTCACTCTCATAGGAGACGATCTCGAAGTAGATCATATACACCAGAATACCGGCGGCGAAGGAGCCGAAGCCATTCTCCAATGTCTAACCGGAGAAGACATACTGGCAGCAGG GCAAATCCAGATCCCAACACTTGCCTTGGAGTGTTTGGCCTCAGTTTGTACACAACAGAGAGAGATCTTCGTGAAGTATTTTCTCGATATGGACCATTGAGTGGTGTCAATGTGGTTTATGATCAGCGAACTGGGCGATCTCGAGGATTTGCTTTTGTGTATTTTGAGAGAATAGATGACTCAAAGGAG GCTATGGAAAGGGCAAATGGAATGGAGCTGGATGGTAGAAGAATTCGGGTGGATTATTCTATCACCAAGAGAGCGCACACACCAACACCAGGCATCTACATGGGCAGACCAACTCA tggtggtggtggtggaggaggcggcggcggtggaggtggaggtggtggcagaCGTCGAGATTCTTACTATGATAGAGGATATGATCGTGGGTATGACAGATACGAAGACTATGATTACCGGTACAG AAGACGATCACCTTCTCCATATTATAGTCGATATAGATCACGATCAAGATCTCGTTCCTACAGCCCAA gaCGCTATTGA
- the TRA2A gene encoding transformer-2 protein homolog alpha isoform X1 codes for MSDVEENNFEGRESRSQSKSPTGTPARVKSESRSGSRSPSRVSKHSESHSRSRSKSRSRSRRHSHRRYTRSRSHSHSHRRRSRSRSYTPEYRRRRSRSHSPMSNRRRHTGSRANPDPNTCLGVFGLSLYTTERDLREVFSRYGPLSGVNVVYDQRTGRSRGFAFVYFERIDDSKEAMERANGMELDGRRIRVDYSITKRAHTPTPGIYMGRPTHSGGGGGGGGGGGGGGGGRRRDSYYDRGYDRGYDRYEDYDYRYRRRSPSPYYSRYRSRSRSRSYSPRRY; via the exons GAGTCTCGCTCTCAGTCAAAATCTCCAACGGGAACTCCTGCTCGTGTAAAATCGGAGAGCAGGTCAGGATCTCGTAGTCCATCAAGGGTTTCCAAACACTCTGAATCCCATTCTCGATCAAGATCAAAATCCAG GTCGAGGTCAAGGAGACATTCTCATAGACGTTACACTCGATCCAGATCCCACTCTCACTCTCATAGGAGACGATCTCGAAGTAGATCATATACACCAGAATACCGGCGGCGAAGGAGCCGAAGCCATTCTCCAATGTCTAACCGGAGAAGACATACTGGCAGCAGG GCAAATCCAGATCCCAACACTTGCCTTGGAGTGTTTGGCCTCAGTTTGTACACAACAGAGAGAGATCTTCGTGAAGTATTTTCTCGATATGGACCATTGAGTGGTGTCAATGTGGTTTATGATCAGCGAACTGGGCGATCTCGAGGATTTGCTTTTGTGTATTTTGAGAGAATAGATGACTCAAAGGAG GCTATGGAAAGGGCAAATGGAATGGAGCTGGATGGTAGAAGAATTCGGGTGGATTATTCTATCACCAAGAGAGCGCACACACCAACACCAGGCATCTACATGGGCAGACCAACTCA tagtggtggtggtggtggaggaggcggcggcggtggaggtggaggtggtggcagaCGTCGAGATTCTTACTATGATAGAGGATATGATCGTGGGTATGACAGATACGAAGACTATGATTACCGGTACAG AAGACGATCACCTTCTCCATATTATAGTCGATATAGATCACGATCAAGATCTCGTTCCTACAGCCCAA gaCGCTATTGA